The Plasmodium relictum strain SGS1 genome assembly, chromosome: 4 region ttttgaatttatattttttgatatgAGTATAtattgtttgtttaataatttacatatttattttaattaaaaaatacaataaaataaaacaaaaataattataaatattagcttttctataaattaagttccaataaaaaaaaaaaaataattttattttaattcttcagatattttttcaatgcttttttttgtttgatCATGTAAACTTtgtatgtaatttttttgtttaaaatatatatcttttccaattttatttttaattttttctagtTTATCCATCATTTGTTTTCTAACATTTCTTAAGGTTAATTTGGAATCCTCTATTttgctttttattttagttctaatttcattttttaagcTTTCAGATATGGGAGGTATTATAGCAAAAACTGATTTATcttttatgtaaaattttaattcattgTATTGTTTTACAAAATGttgataaataaaattaacaaaataaGGGTCATATGGAGTTAtagtaaataaattttctttttttttaatgtgacatatatgttttattatataaattcgttcatttatttttactttttcattttcaaacATAACATTGGAAACATTATTTAGATTAAATCTATATGATTCTTttcttatataattataaacattattcattttatctAAACACATTTTATTTAGATTGCCAATATCTTCTTCAGTAATTTCTTCCTCTTTTTCTTCcccttcttcttcttcttcatcgttgttattttcatcttcattCTGCTCTTCTTCACCATTTTCATCTAAATGATTATTCTCTTCTTCATTATCTTcatcatcttcatcttcatcttcttttatatcatctctaatactttttttaatttgataattttttaatgaaaatgaatcaTTTCCTCTAATTTGGTTATCTATCACTATTTTATCGTTTGaggctttttttttttttttttctttcggTTTTATTTCATTTGCTTTACTaatatcttcattttctaatGTATTTTGTTCTTTATTGTTTAAAACTtgtttttttagaatttctTCTATCTTatcatgttttttttttttcttctgtaaatatataagatatgtattttttttagtttttataCCACTGGGTTCtttgttatatattatttctttgaagttatttaaaatattcttattatatgtattatacaaatttaaaaaacatgaagaatatttatttttattaattaaaaatatattatatttaaaatttttttttatgcctatgcagttataaatgactataattttattaagaaataaaattagaaaaaaataaaataatattatttttctaatttttttttcattttggGTTATCATTTTAAGTAACATTAACAGGTatgttttttaatacatatatatatatatgtatttttttttttttttttctattaatacTCTatgagaaataaaataaatctttttatttttttaagaattaaCATActacataaaaaatttacctttctaaattattattttgataaCAAGTTAAAAgcattattaataattttttcatcttaaaaaattaaaagaatttcaaacaaaagaaaacatttatttctttatacgaaaaaataattacaaagaaATAAACTTATAGACAATAATTCTTTACATTTGTTACAGATGcaacaataattttttttaaaatgccttttttcttttttttataagtagcacaaaatattttgttaatataatatgatcgaaaaaaaagtactaagtataaatatacttttaatttattaaaataaaattattaatttaaatttttgttgaaaaataaaataataattttatgaaattttgAGCTTTagtaaatttaaagaatacaatttattaaaaaattaaactttttttttaaataaattttattaaatgataaaattaaaatttcgTAGAATATAATgagattaaaaataaagtatttttgaatatacaaaaagaaagtacaaaattaaatttatatatatacaagttGTGCATTTttgagaaaaaataaaaaatataaatataacaatttaacattattaaaaaatatttaatttatataattcacagagaaaaaatataattaattaaacatataaaaaataactagagaaatattttatttttcttaaatcttttcttttaatattaaaaggttaaatattaataaattttcttaaataattGTATATAGCGTCTTTTTAGTttaacaatttattttttccttatattttttttaatcttttttattgtcaaaaaaaggaaaaaacataaataagtaaatattaaaaagtagtatgaaaaaaattcagTGCTTTTAACTGTATATTTTACAATATTAATTAAACACAGCATcttatgtttttaaatatcacttttttatttaattaaaatccTGTTAGAATTccaaataattaaaatatcaacgaaaattttatttttatatttattagttCTATTTTCATGTTTTGGTTAATGTACacaatacattttttttttatttcaattaattgttttatatttaaatattgaaTTCAATGATTTTTgtgttttttaaaaagaaaaaatagatattttTGTTGCAGCTCATTGCATACAAAGTGTATGATAATTTTGAaatgttttaatttaaaaaaaaaaaaaaaaaacgaattataaaatttataatcttctttataatttaatttctatatagacaatatttttaaaattctttataaaaaaataattacaattttttttataataataatgtcttaatttttttataacattttgtcttcaaaaatttatattttttaattttatacatttaataaaatggaGAATATAagatttataaattttattttttaggaatattttattttttatttttctcaatAAAATCAATAG contains the following coding sequences:
- the RRF1 gene encoding ribosome-recycling factor, putative; protein product: MITQNEKKIRKIILFYFFLILFLNKIIVIYNCIGIKKNFKYNIFLINKNKYSSCFLNLYNTYNKNILNNFKEIIYNKEPSGIKTKKNTYLIYLQKKKKKHDKIEEILKKQVLNNKEQNTLENEDISKANEIKPKEKKKKKASNDKIVIDNQIRGNDSFSLKNYQIKKSIRDDIKEDEDEDDEDNEEENNHLDENGEEEQNEDENNNDEEEEEGEEKEEEITEEDIGNLNKMCLDKMNNVYNYIRKESYRFNLNNVSNVMFENEKVKINERIYIIKHICHIKKKENLFTITPYDPYFVNFIYQHFVKQYNELKFYIKDKSVFAIIPPISESLKNEIRTKIKSKIEDSKLTLRNVRKQMMDKLEKIKNKIGKDIYFKQKNYIQSLHDQTKKSIEKISEELK